A genomic region of Leptospira mtsangambouensis contains the following coding sequences:
- a CDS encoding GNAT family N-acetyltransferase, which yields MDFVSPYSLIKITNPSEELQTELWDLLHTYSVSKLGDPNLEKKEFFAILVKEEETLVAASLCYLFFKGLNLQLLWVAEEKRGMDLGTKLLNQIEKEAKTLGATLVFGYSFGFQAPKFYLKLGYEEVGMIPNYPEGQNCYFLCKKLTSDSP from the coding sequence ATGGACTTTGTATCTCCTTATTCATTGATAAAGATTACCAATCCTTCCGAAGAATTACAAACGGAACTTTGGGACCTCCTCCATACATATAGTGTTTCCAAGTTAGGTGACCCAAACCTTGAAAAAAAAGAATTTTTTGCCATCCTTGTTAAAGAGGAAGAGACTCTTGTTGCAGCCTCTCTTTGTTATTTGTTCTTTAAAGGTCTAAACCTCCAACTCCTTTGGGTGGCTGAAGAAAAACGAGGAATGGATTTAGGAACTAAATTACTAAATCAAATTGAAAAGGAGGCCAAAACTCTTGGGGCCACGCTTGTGTTTGGATATTCATTCGGTTTCCAAGCTCCGAAGTTTTATTTAAAACTGGGATACGAAGAAGTAGGGATGATTCCCAATTACCCGGAAGGGCAAAATTGTTATTTCCTCTGCAAAAAATTGACATCCGATTCTCCTTGA
- a CDS encoding O-acetylhomoserine aminocarboxypropyltransferase/cysteine synthase family protein gives MPRNFKPETIALHGGQEPDPTTTSRAVPLYQTTSYVFKDTDHAARLFGLQEFGNIYTRLMNPTTDVLEKRVAALEGGVAALATASGQSAEMLALLNIVEAGQEIVASSSLYGGTYNLLHYTFPKLGIKVHFVDQSDPENFRKASNDKTRAYYAETLGNPKLDTLDIAAVSKVAKEVGVPLVIDNTMPSPFLVNPLKHGADIVVHSLTKFLGGHGTSIGGIIIDGGSFNWGNGKFKNFTEPDPSYHGLKFWEVFGKFEPFGGVNIAFILKARVQGLRDLGPAISPFNAWQILQGVETLPLRMERHSSNALKVAEFLSKHPKIEWVNYPGLPTDKNYATAKKYHERGLFGAIVGFEIKGGVEKAKKFIDGLELFSLLANIGDAKSLAIHPASTTHQQLTGPEQISAGVTPGFVRLSVGLENIDDILVDLEEALKNI, from the coding sequence ATGCCACGTAATTTTAAACCAGAAACCATTGCACTCCACGGAGGACAAGAACCGGATCCGACCACAACATCGAGAGCCGTGCCTTTGTACCAAACCACTTCCTATGTATTCAAAGATACGGACCATGCAGCAAGGCTCTTTGGCCTACAAGAGTTTGGAAATATCTATACAAGGCTCATGAATCCAACCACAGATGTTTTAGAAAAACGTGTGGCTGCTTTGGAAGGTGGAGTCGCAGCTCTTGCAACTGCCTCTGGACAAAGTGCTGAAATGTTGGCACTCCTCAACATCGTAGAAGCAGGACAAGAAATTGTTGCGTCTTCCTCTTTATATGGTGGAACATACAACCTTCTCCATTATACATTTCCAAAACTCGGAATCAAAGTTCACTTTGTAGACCAATCAGATCCTGAAAATTTTCGTAAAGCATCGAATGATAAAACAAGAGCATATTATGCAGAAACTTTAGGAAATCCAAAGTTAGATACCTTAGACATTGCAGCAGTGAGTAAAGTCGCAAAAGAAGTAGGTGTTCCACTTGTGATTGATAACACGATGCCTTCTCCATTTTTGGTGAACCCATTGAAACACGGTGCTGACATTGTTGTGCACTCTCTCACTAAATTTTTAGGCGGACATGGAACTTCTATTGGAGGAATCATCATCGATGGTGGAAGTTTCAATTGGGGGAACGGAAAATTTAAAAATTTTACAGAACCAGATCCTTCTTACCACGGATTAAAATTTTGGGAAGTCTTTGGCAAGTTTGAACCGTTTGGCGGCGTGAACATTGCGTTTATTTTAAAAGCTCGAGTCCAAGGCCTCCGCGATCTTGGCCCAGCCATTTCTCCTTTCAATGCTTGGCAAATTTTACAAGGTGTGGAAACACTTCCGCTTCGTATGGAACGCCACTCAAGCAATGCTCTCAAAGTTGCAGAATTTTTATCAAAACACCCTAAGATTGAATGGGTCAACTACCCAGGCCTTCCTACGGACAAAAACTATGCCACAGCAAAAAAATATCATGAACGTGGTCTTTTTGGTGCGATCGTAGGATTTGAAATCAAAGGCGGAGTGGAAAAAGCCAAAAAATTCATTGATGGACTCGAACTTTTTAGCCTTCTTGCTAACATTGGTGATGCGAAGTCTCTTGCCATACACCCAGCATCCACAACTCACCAACAGTTGACTGGTCCTGAACAAATTTCTGCAGGTGTCACTCCAGGTTTTGTTCGTTTGAGTGTCGGTCTTGAAAACATTGATGACATTCTGGTAGACTTGGAAGAGGCATTAAAAAATATCTGA
- a CDS encoding RNHCP domain-containing protein: MVRESERSKFQKFSKKKRFDDEDEDFSSLKPKIKSHRFRSDVDEFRCVECKQMVFPPGFGTDQRNHCPNCLTSLHLDNSPGDRAATCGSKMEAISIWVRKGEWVILHRCKGCGVIHANRIGPDDNEALLVSLAAQAMAKPSFRLFRENPVDGPPDDKC; the protein is encoded by the coding sequence ATGGTACGTGAATCCGAACGATCAAAATTTCAAAAGTTCTCAAAGAAAAAACGTTTTGATGATGAAGACGAAGACTTTTCGTCTCTAAAACCGAAAATCAAATCTCATCGATTCCGTTCTGATGTAGATGAATTTCGTTGTGTCGAATGCAAACAAATGGTTTTTCCTCCTGGGTTTGGAACAGACCAAAGAAACCATTGTCCGAATTGTTTGACGAGTTTGCATCTGGACAATTCTCCTGGTGACCGTGCTGCCACATGTGGAAGTAAGATGGAAGCCATTTCCATTTGGGTGAGAAAAGGGGAATGGGTGATTTTACACCGATGTAAGGGATGTGGAGTGATCCATGCCAATCGGATTGGGCCAGATGATAACGAGGCACTTCTTGTTTCGCTTGCTGCCCAAGCAATGGCAAAACCAAGTTTTCGATTGTTTAGAGAAAATCCGGTGGACGGTCCACCGGATGACAAATGTTAA
- a CDS encoding SPFH domain-containing protein translates to MEFVYLAFWSIIAIYLVYKIFRCIRIIPAQDVLIVERLGKYSRSLRAGFHILIPFIDRDAYYHTLKEQSIDVQPQICITHDNVQVKVDGVIYLKIIDPVRASYGIEDFQFAAIQLAQTTMRSVIGTMELDKTIGEKDLINSTIVAAIDQASEPWGIKVNRYEILNIVPPKSVLDAMEKEKKAQIAKRSQVLLSEGERDSRINRSLGFKEEAVNKSEGEKQRRINSAEGKATEIEALAVATAKGIEAIAGSISEQGGASAIKLQITKAFIHNFLNVAKENTEILIPADVMNLPTLIANLTEGKKPKA, encoded by the coding sequence ATGGAATTTGTATACTTAGCCTTTTGGTCTATTATTGCCATTTATTTGGTTTATAAAATCTTTCGCTGCATCCGCATCATCCCAGCTCAGGATGTTCTCATTGTGGAACGACTGGGAAAATATTCTAGGAGTTTACGAGCAGGATTTCATATCCTCATCCCTTTCATTGATCGAGATGCGTATTACCATACTCTCAAAGAACAATCAATTGACGTACAACCACAAATTTGTATCACACATGACAACGTACAGGTGAAGGTGGATGGAGTGATTTATCTAAAAATCATCGATCCAGTTCGTGCCTCTTATGGAATCGAAGATTTCCAATTTGCAGCCATCCAACTTGCACAAACCACAATGCGTTCAGTGATTGGAACAATGGAACTAGACAAAACGATTGGAGAAAAAGACCTAATCAATTCTACGATTGTAGCAGCCATTGACCAAGCATCGGAACCTTGGGGAATCAAAGTCAATCGTTATGAAATTTTGAATATTGTTCCACCAAAATCGGTTCTTGATGCGATGGAAAAAGAAAAGAAAGCACAAATCGCTAAACGTTCGCAAGTGCTTCTTTCCGAAGGGGAAAGAGATTCGAGAATCAACCGCTCCCTCGGTTTTAAAGAAGAAGCAGTGAACAAATCGGAAGGGGAAAAACAAAGAAGGATTAACTCAGCCGAAGGAAAAGCAACAGAGATTGAAGCCCTTGCTGTAGCAACAGCAAAAGGGATTGAAGCCATTGCAGGTTCCATCTCTGAACAAGGTGGTGCCTCTGCGATCAAACTCCAAATCACAAAGGCATTTATCCATAACTTCCTCAATGTTGCCAAAGAGAATACGGAAATCCTCATCCCTGCGGATGTGATGAATTTACCAACCCTCATTGCCAACCTAACAGAAGGGAAAAAACCAAAAGCATAG
- a CDS encoding RsmE family RNA methyltransferase — protein MNWILVYEKELIQNHLVTLTDERHSHIRNILKKDVNETIQVVIPFSGNFLFKIQSTNEFSTTLEKFNSLPNTLKPLSIHTFFSLPRPQTGKKILHLSGAYGVTSVSFYATESKNKEYWTSPVYTKDTVSYLETGLSQTGNYKLPDLHLAQSETWKPFLKSWKGKVLILDREGENFAESLSQNQKSFEEILFVFGPESGWKPDDLLFFKESSFTRVSLGNINLRTEFAFSALLHQLFIRN, from the coding sequence TTGAATTGGATTCTTGTTTACGAAAAGGAATTAATTCAAAACCACCTAGTCACACTAACGGATGAAAGGCATTCCCATATCCGAAACATTTTAAAAAAAGATGTGAATGAAACAATTCAAGTGGTCATTCCTTTTTCCGGTAATTTTCTTTTTAAAATCCAATCAACTAACGAATTTTCGACAACTTTAGAGAAATTTAATTCTCTTCCAAACACTTTAAAACCACTTTCAATCCATACCTTCTTTTCCCTTCCAAGGCCTCAAACTGGGAAAAAAATATTACACCTAAGCGGAGCTTACGGTGTAACCTCTGTATCCTTTTATGCAACAGAATCTAAAAACAAAGAATATTGGACCTCTCCTGTTTATACCAAGGATACAGTTTCTTATTTAGAAACGGGTTTAAGCCAAACAGGAAATTACAAACTGCCGGATTTACATTTGGCCCAATCAGAAACCTGGAAACCTTTTTTAAAATCATGGAAGGGAAAGGTACTTATTTTGGATCGCGAAGGAGAAAATTTTGCGGAAAGTTTAAGCCAAAATCAAAAATCGTTTGAAGAGATTCTTTTTGTTTTTGGACCAGAATCTGGATGGAAACCTGATGATCTCTTGTTTTTTAAAGAATCTAGTTTTACTCGAGTTAGTCTTGGAAATATCAATTTGAGAACAGAGTTTGCTTTCTCAGCTCTTTTACACCAATTGTTTATTAGAAACTAA
- the fliN gene encoding flagellar motor switch protein FliN translates to MGEGSLSQEDIDALLGGFSGGGNAPAAGGSGGGGGGLDDLDALVGGGGGDDNGPSFADIAAALGPSATPSPTRSATKSQGSPGNNTANLNLLLDVTLQLTIELGRTTMFIKDVLQLTEGTVVELDKNIGEELDILANGKLVGRGKLIILDDYYGVQITQIVDPMERLGGPAFL, encoded by the coding sequence ATGGGTGAAGGTTCACTATCACAAGAAGACATAGACGCTCTACTCGGCGGATTTAGTGGAGGAGGAAATGCTCCTGCTGCTGGCGGTTCCGGCGGAGGTGGCGGTGGTCTTGATGATTTGGATGCTCTCGTCGGAGGTGGTGGTGGAGATGACAACGGTCCATCTTTTGCCGACATTGCCGCAGCCTTAGGCCCAAGTGCCACTCCCAGTCCAACAAGGTCTGCTACCAAATCACAAGGTAGTCCAGGAAATAATACTGCCAATCTTAACTTACTTTTAGATGTTACCCTTCAACTCACGATTGAACTAGGACGAACCACGATGTTCATCAAGGATGTTTTACAACTGACCGAAGGTACTGTGGTTGAGTTAGACAAAAACATTGGAGAAGAACTAGATATCTTAGCCAACGGCAAATTGGTTGGGCGCGGAAAACTCATCATCCTGGATGATTATTACGGAGTTCAAATCACTCAAATTGTAGATCCAATGGAAAGACTGGGTGGACCAGCTTTTTTATAA
- a CDS encoding AAA family ATPase: MSNSQSHLDYFKAKELFASELKNANYQFVQEKEETLFRFRTENASKDRILDCLGIIRNYIENFRIYNFEEGYISIQTLNENLFEPQKNLSGKFRIRFSFKSDLKLECSKHGDFSTKEIQTCVSLFQFLKADGTETRDPRILLHQLGAEVYDPHLEKAKGNDLGFDSVFGYDGVKAQILESLVFPVLKPEPFFEITKLTRKKPSQNLPRAVLFEGEPGVGKTSMAKIVSHLCGVPMVYVPIESILSKYYGESSQNLAMVFDAAALFPKCMLFLDEIDSLATSREDGLFEATRNLLSVLLRKLDGFAERSGTITIGATNRKTDLDSALLSRFDRKIYFPLPNKEERSKILEGYAKQLKPNERQKLAEVLDGASGRNLKDYCDYVERRWITQNWEKEDFLSAPEISFYLDSFPDFGWKR; encoded by the coding sequence ATGTCCAATTCTCAGTCCCATCTGGATTATTTTAAAGCGAAAGAACTCTTTGCATCGGAACTAAAAAATGCCAACTACCAGTTTGTTCAGGAAAAAGAAGAAACCTTGTTTCGGTTTCGCACAGAAAATGCGAGTAAAGACCGTATTTTGGACTGTTTGGGAATTATCAGAAATTATATTGAAAACTTTCGCATTTATAATTTTGAAGAAGGATATATCAGCATCCAAACACTAAACGAAAATCTCTTTGAACCACAAAAGAACCTTTCGGGTAAATTTCGGATTCGATTTTCTTTCAAATCGGATTTAAAACTGGAATGTTCCAAACATGGAGATTTTTCCACCAAAGAAATCCAAACCTGTGTCAGTCTCTTCCAATTTTTAAAGGCAGATGGAACAGAAACAAGAGACCCAAGGATCCTCCTCCACCAACTAGGGGCCGAAGTGTATGACCCTCACTTAGAAAAAGCCAAAGGAAACGATTTGGGGTTTGATTCTGTTTTTGGTTACGATGGAGTGAAGGCACAAATTTTAGAGAGTTTGGTCTTTCCTGTTTTGAAACCGGAACCATTTTTTGAAATCACCAAACTTACCCGTAAAAAACCAAGCCAGAATCTCCCTCGAGCAGTTCTCTTTGAAGGTGAACCAGGAGTGGGAAAAACAAGCATGGCAAAAATTGTTTCCCACCTTTGCGGGGTTCCGATGGTCTATGTGCCCATCGAATCGATCTTAAGTAAATACTATGGGGAATCTTCCCAGAACTTGGCCATGGTTTTTGATGCGGCAGCCTTATTTCCCAAATGTATGCTCTTTTTAGATGAAATTGATTCCCTTGCCACATCTAGAGAAGACGGGTTGTTTGAAGCCACAAGGAACCTATTGAGTGTCCTCCTACGCAAACTAGATGGATTTGCCGAGAGGAGCGGCACGATTACCATTGGTGCCACCAACCGAAAAACCGACCTCGATTCGGCCCTTTTGTCAAGGTTTGACCGAAAGATCTACTTTCCTTTGCCAAACAAAGAAGAACGCAGTAAAATTTTGGAAGGTTATGCCAAACAACTGAAACCAAATGAACGCCAAAAATTGGCAGAGGTTTTGGATGGAGCCTCAGGACGGAACCTTAAGGATTATTGCGATTACGTCGAACGCCGTTGGATCACCCAAAACTGGGAAAAAGAGGACTTTTTGTCCGCTCCCGAAATTTCTTTTTATTTGGACTCCTTCCCAGATTTTGGTTGGAAACGCTAA
- a CDS encoding DUF1566 domain-containing protein: MAHPRPFTLKGSVSGLNTSSVIIRSPSDGSYITVSANGNFEMSVFASPKYIQLDFPIQPNDVHCMVWDMGTWTGDGFINTKITCPFVRTVVNGKILLWDRCTFGSTWNPDGTSIGVGKGDCSVGSPQPLSFCTATDGYDSSTNPNACNGGSNTQLVNMGAVYQTCVSRNLQSAYARKNWRLPFYQEMFSVIRCSATNTGVITGEDGCSTVGDATKYSGATADPVLFPNAQAARYWSPQTFPALGDQQTYMVDFNIGNQSYEFKDATGFVRCVSEL, translated from the coding sequence GTGGCTCACCCACGCCCGTTTACTCTCAAAGGATCCGTATCCGGCTTAAATACTTCTTCAGTAATCATTCGATCACCTTCTGATGGAAGTTATATTACTGTTTCAGCAAATGGTAATTTTGAAATGTCGGTTTTTGCTTCACCAAAATACATCCAACTTGATTTTCCGATACAACCAAATGATGTTCATTGTATGGTTTGGGATATGGGAACCTGGACAGGAGATGGTTTTATTAATACTAAGATTACCTGTCCATTTGTTAGGACAGTCGTGAATGGAAAAATACTACTGTGGGATAGGTGTACTTTTGGATCTACTTGGAATCCAGATGGAACAAGCATTGGCGTTGGCAAAGGTGATTGTTCCGTTGGATCTCCGCAACCACTTAGTTTTTGTACAGCAACTGATGGATATGATTCATCGACAAATCCAAATGCATGTAATGGTGGGAGTAATACGCAACTTGTGAATATGGGAGCAGTCTATCAAACTTGTGTCTCACGTAATCTGCAAAGTGCATACGCACGAAAAAATTGGAGACTTCCATTTTACCAGGAAATGTTTTCGGTCATTCGTTGCAGTGCAACCAACACCGGAGTCATTACCGGAGAAGATGGGTGTAGTACAGTTGGGGATGCTACTAAATACTCAGGTGCCACGGCCGATCCAGTTCTATTTCCCAATGCACAAGCTGCAAGGTACTGGAGTCCTCAAACCTTTCCGGCCTTAGGTGACCAACAAACCTATATGGTCGATTTCAATATTGGCAACCAATCTTATGAATTTAAAGATGCAACGGGTTTTGTTCGGTGTGTGTCCGAATTATAA
- the metW gene encoding methionine biosynthesis protein MetW: MNIHTNEALGLDLKNRPDISYIANLIKPGERVLDLGCGYGELMLILKNKGVRVQGIEKDDKCIIQCVKKSLYVHHGDIDDGLKHHLDHSFDFVILNQTIQQTLNPGEIIKECLRIGKQVIIVFPNFSHWQIRSSILLSGKTPVTELMPFHWYDTPNLHYLSGKDFEDFCDFERIKVLHRAFFNRTRQIKLFPNLFATLALFVIRA; encoded by the coding sequence TTGAACATCCATACGAATGAAGCCCTAGGTTTGGATTTAAAAAACAGACCTGATATCTCCTACATTGCGAACCTGATCAAACCAGGCGAAAGGGTTTTGGATCTTGGTTGCGGGTATGGTGAACTTATGTTAATCCTCAAAAACAAGGGAGTTCGTGTCCAGGGAATTGAAAAAGATGATAAATGTATCATCCAATGCGTAAAAAAAAGTTTATATGTCCATCATGGAGATATTGACGATGGACTCAAACACCATTTGGACCATAGTTTTGATTTTGTCATCCTCAACCAAACTATACAACAGACGTTAAATCCTGGTGAAATCATTAAAGAATGTTTGCGAATCGGCAAACAAGTGATCATTGTATTTCCGAACTTTTCTCATTGGCAAATTCGCTCTTCCATCCTTCTCAGCGGGAAAACACCCGTAACAGAACTTATGCCGTTCCACTGGTATGACACACCTAACTTACATTATCTATCTGGAAAAGATTTTGAAGATTTTTGCGATTTCGAAAGGATCAAAGTATTACACAGAGCTTTTTTTAATCGGACAAGACAGATTAAACTGTTTCCAAACTTGTTTGCGACATTAGCCTTATTTGTGATCAGAGCATAA
- the fcpB gene encoding flagellar-coiling protein FcpB codes for MKIKLILPILLLNFGVFAQTGSSETGSTSAGIDPTQSGKSITETEKELDDNISEVNKRLRLHTVLFKMKVRTLPHRTVLYKGKPSADGERCEATDKQEAQDNTCLHLEVFDFVGSEDGRSGKNLGAKFKKMELFFEGANNADPDPRKEQPRNITKVRTYIYQNNFVLEDKIISVIADVAPNGTPAHNDKIELFYQHDDYPVWGTPETPSEKGVGKYILSNVENTKTNPIRNNFKKQFYFKNLDYFDKLFTKLFDYNDRDSNKHYKKNVEALKSSLKY; via the coding sequence ATGAAAATAAAATTAATTCTCCCCATCCTTTTGCTCAACTTTGGGGTTTTCGCTCAAACTGGTAGCTCGGAAACAGGTTCTACTTCTGCAGGAATTGACCCTACCCAATCCGGTAAGTCCATCACTGAGACAGAAAAAGAACTAGATGATAATATTTCTGAAGTGAACAAACGCCTTCGTTTGCACACAGTTTTATTTAAAATGAAAGTGAGAACTCTTCCTCACCGCACTGTCCTTTACAAAGGAAAACCAAGTGCTGACGGAGAAAGATGTGAAGCAACTGACAAACAAGAAGCACAAGATAACACTTGTTTGCATTTAGAAGTGTTTGACTTTGTGGGAAGTGAAGATGGACGTTCTGGAAAAAACTTAGGTGCAAAATTCAAAAAGATGGAACTCTTTTTTGAAGGTGCAAACAACGCTGATCCAGATCCAAGAAAAGAACAACCACGTAACATTACAAAAGTTAGAACATATATTTACCAAAACAACTTTGTTTTAGAAGACAAAATTATCTCTGTAATTGCTGATGTTGCACCAAATGGTACACCTGCGCACAACGATAAAATTGAGCTCTTCTACCAACATGATGACTATCCTGTTTGGGGAACTCCAGAAACTCCTTCGGAAAAAGGTGTTGGTAAATACATTCTATCAAATGTAGAGAATACAAAAACAAACCCGATTCGAAATAATTTCAAAAAACAATTCTACTTCAAGAACTTGGACTACTTCGACAAATTGTTTACAAAACTTTTCGATTATAACGATCGCGATTCTAATAAGCATTACAAGAAGAACGTTGAAGCATTGAAGAGTTCTTTAAAATACTAA
- the ilvA gene encoding threonine ammonia-lyase IlvA has protein sequence MKLDIETAYNAIHSIVFKTPLQFHAKLSESFGAKIFIKREDLQLVRSYKIRGAYNLIQSLTLEERERGVVCASAGNHAQGVAYSCKILNLRGVIYMPAITPKQKINQVKMFGGNEIEIVLVGDTFDECQTFALEYAKTHHMVFVPPFDHIKIMEGQGTVAKEILEEESEIDYVFVPIGGGGLCAGVGSYFKEKSPHTKIIGVEPFGAPSMTEALKQGKPVLLDKIDKFVDGAAVKKVGDLTFPICKDILSDLLLVKEGKVCSTLLKLYNEDAIVAEPAGALSISALDQYADQIRGKKVVCILSGGNNDIDRMQEIKERSLLYEGLKHYFIVRFAQRPGALKQFVNEILGPNDDIVRFEFIQKNNKESGPALIGIELKSRDDFQSLLERMDAFHLNFTLVNQDENLFEYLI, from the coding sequence ATGAAATTAGATATTGAAACAGCATACAATGCGATCCATTCGATAGTATTTAAAACTCCATTGCAATTCCATGCCAAATTATCAGAAAGTTTTGGTGCTAAAATTTTTATCAAACGAGAGGACCTGCAATTGGTTCGATCCTATAAAATTAGAGGAGCATACAACCTAATCCAAAGTTTAACCTTAGAGGAAAGAGAGCGGGGTGTCGTTTGTGCAAGTGCTGGTAATCATGCGCAAGGTGTAGCCTATTCCTGCAAAATTTTAAATTTGCGTGGTGTGATTTATATGCCTGCCATCACACCCAAACAGAAAATCAATCAAGTTAAAATGTTTGGTGGCAATGAGATCGAAATTGTATTGGTGGGTGATACATTTGATGAATGTCAAACCTTTGCATTAGAATATGCTAAAACTCATCATATGGTCTTTGTTCCTCCTTTTGACCATATAAAAATTATGGAAGGACAAGGTACTGTTGCTAAAGAAATTTTAGAAGAAGAGTCTGAAATTGATTATGTTTTTGTTCCCATTGGCGGAGGCGGATTATGCGCTGGAGTGGGTAGTTATTTTAAAGAAAAATCTCCACATACAAAAATCATAGGAGTGGAACCATTTGGTGCGCCTTCCATGACGGAAGCTCTCAAACAAGGGAAACCAGTTTTACTTGATAAAATTGACAAATTTGTCGATGGAGCGGCAGTAAAAAAAGTAGGGGATCTAACGTTTCCCATTTGCAAAGATATTCTTTCTGATCTATTACTCGTCAAGGAAGGGAAAGTTTGTTCTACTCTTTTGAAATTATACAATGAAGATGCTATAGTGGCAGAACCGGCAGGAGCTTTGAGTATTTCTGCATTGGACCAGTATGCCGATCAGATTCGTGGAAAAAAAGTAGTTTGTATCTTAAGCGGTGGAAATAACGACATTGATCGAATGCAGGAAATCAAAGAAAGGTCACTGCTTTACGAAGGTTTAAAACATTATTTTATTGTTCGTTTTGCCCAAAGACCTGGCGCCTTAAAACAATTTGTAAATGAGATACTTGGTCCAAACGATGACATTGTCCGATTTGAATTCATTCAAAAGAATAATAAAGAATCTGGTCCTGCCCTGATTGGAATTGAGTTAAAGTCTAGGGATGATTTTCAATCATTGTTAGAAAGAATGGATGCGTTCCATTTGAATTTCACTTTGGTCAACCAAGACGAGAATTTATTTGAATATTTAATTTAA
- the metX gene encoding homoserine O-acetyltransferase MetX: MPTSEQNEFSHGSVGVVYTQSIQFDSLTLEGGETITPLEIAYETYGTLNEKKDNAILVCHALSGDAHAAGFHDGDKRPGWWDYYIGPGKAFDTNRYFIISSNVIGGCKGSSGPLTVNGKNGKPFQSTFPFVSIGDMVNAQEKLISHFGIHKLFAVAGGSMGGMQALQWSVAYPDRLKNCIVMASSSEHSAQQIAFNEVGRQAILSDPNWNQGLYTQENRPSKGLALARMMGHITYLSDEMMREKFGRKPPKGNIQSTDFAVGSYLIYQGESFVDRFDANSYIYVTKALDHFSLGTGKELTKVLAKVRCRFLVVAYTSDWLYPPYQSEEIVKSLEVNAVPVSFVELNNPAGHDSFLLPSEQQDSILRDFLSSTDEGVFL; this comes from the coding sequence ATGCCTACCTCCGAACAGAACGAGTTTTCCCACGGATCCGTAGGTGTCGTATACACTCAGAGTATTCAATTTGACTCTTTGACTTTAGAGGGGGGTGAAACCATCACTCCTCTCGAAATTGCCTACGAAACGTATGGCACACTCAATGAAAAAAAAGACAATGCCATCCTAGTTTGCCATGCACTATCTGGGGATGCACATGCAGCCGGATTCCACGATGGAGACAAACGTCCTGGTTGGTGGGATTATTATATTGGTCCGGGCAAAGCCTTTGATACCAATCGTTACTTTATCATTTCTTCCAATGTGATCGGAGGTTGTAAGGGATCAAGTGGTCCCCTCACCGTTAATGGTAAAAATGGAAAACCCTTCCAATCCACTTTCCCTTTTGTCTCCATAGGGGATATGGTAAATGCACAAGAAAAATTAATCAGCCATTTTGGAATTCATAAATTATTTGCCGTTGCTGGTGGTTCAATGGGTGGAATGCAAGCCTTACAGTGGTCAGTTGCTTACCCGGATCGACTTAAAAATTGTATTGTGATGGCATCTTCTTCCGAACATTCTGCACAACAAATTGCTTTTAATGAAGTGGGAAGACAGGCAATCCTTTCTGATCCCAATTGGAACCAAGGTTTGTACACCCAAGAAAATAGGCCTTCCAAGGGACTGGCTCTTGCCCGAATGATGGGACATATCACTTACCTTAGTGATGAGATGATGCGAGAAAAATTTGGTCGTAAACCACCCAAAGGAAATATCCAATCCACAGACTTTGCGGTCGGAAGTTATCTGATTTACCAAGGAGAATCCTTCGTGGATCGGTTTGATGCGAACTCATACATTTATGTTACCAAAGCACTCGATCATTTTAGTTTAGGAACAGGAAAAGAACTGACCAAGGTTCTTGCGAAAGTGAGATGTCGATTTTTGGTAGTAGCATATACTTCTGATTGGCTGTATCCACCGTATCAATCGGAAGAGATAGTAAAATCTTTGGAAGTAAATGCAGTTCCTGTTAGTTTTGTAGAACTCAACAATCCAGCAGGGCATGATAGTTTTTTATTACCAAGTGAACAACAAGACTCGATCCTAAGAGATTTTTTAAGTTCTACGGACGAAGGAGTATTCCTTTGA